AAGGTGGAACTGGTCTTCTTGAAGAATCTGGCCAAGTTCGAGGATGCCGAAACCCGTTATGTGGATTTGAGTGAGTTGTCGTAAATGCATCCCGCTGAGGAGAAGCCGACCTTCGAGGGTTTCCCTGCGGGGCGGGTGCCTCTGGTCCCCGTTCCGGTGCAGTTTTTTACCCAACTGTTGCCGGCAATCGACCATCTGGCCGAACTCAAAGTGGTGCTCTACGCTTTCTGGCGTTTGACCCAGCAGGAAGGGGTGTTTCGCTACCTGCGGCGGGGCGATTTTTTGGCCGATGAACGCTTTGTGGCCGGGCTGGCGGCGACGCGGGAGCAGGCCGAAGATGTGCTGGACGAGGCTCTGGAGCGGGCGGTGGCGCGGGGCGTGCTGCTGGTGGCGAGGGTTTCGTTGCGGGAGGGGGAGGAGCCGTTGTACTTCCTCAACACGCCCAAGGGACGCGCCGCCGTCGAGGCAGTGCGCCGGGGGGATTGGCGCCCCAGCAGGGATGACGAGCGCCCGGTGCAGATTTACCTAGAGCGGCTCAACATCTTCCGCCTTTACGAGGAGAACATCGGCCCGCTGACGCCCTTGCTGGCCGAGCGCCTGGCCGAGGCCGAGCAGGAGTACCCCCTCGATTGGATCGAAGAAGCCTTTCGCATTGCGGCGGCCAACAATGTCCGCCGCTGGCGGTATGTGGAAGCCATTTTGGAAGCCTGGAAAACCGAGGGACGCCATGACCGAACCGTTGGAGGAGATTCTGAAAAGGATCGTCGACGCTACCGGGAAGGCCCGTTCGCCGAATTCTTCGAGTGAGCCCGGCGGCGAGGCGCCTCCCCGAAGCGATATGCCTGGCGATCCCAACTGCCCTGTCTGCCATGGCCTGGGCTACATCCGGCACGATGTGCCCCCGGGGCATCCCGACTTCGGGCGTCTGTTCCCGTGCACTTGTCGGCGGGGTACAATCGAGGGGCACATCAAACAGCGCCTGTTTGCCATGTCCAACCTGGACGAGTTGCGCCATCTCACCTTTGAGACTTTCGAGCCGCGGGGGCGCATTGGTATTGGCCCTTTGCAGGCGGCTTCCATCGAACAGGCGTACAACCTGGCGCGACAGTTTGCTCAAAAGCCCCAGGGCTGGCTCCTCCTCCAGGGGGGATACGGTTGTGGCAAAACCCATCTGGCCGCTGCCATCGCCAACTTTTGCGTCGAGGCAGGACTCCCCACCCTCTTTCTCACCGTGCCCGATTTGTTGGACTTCCTCCGCTACGCGTACAGCGATCCGGAATCCACTTATGAAGAGCGCTTTGAGGAGATTCGGCGTATTCCCCTGCTCATCCTGGACGATTTCGGCACGCAAAGCGCCACCCCCTGGGCCCAGGAGAAACTGTTCCAGATTTTGAATTTCCGCTACATCAACCGGCTGCCCACGGTGATCACCACGAACCTCTTGTTGAGCGAAATCGAACCCCGGATCCGTTCCCGGCTTCAGGATCCGGAACTGGTCACCCAGGTTCACATCCAGGCCCCTGATTATCGGCGTCCGGTGGACGATACCGGACACCCGGAACTTTCCTCCCTGAGCCTGATGAGCAAGTACACCTTTGGGAACTTCAGCTTGCGGGAAGACGAAAACCTGCCCCGTGAGGATGTGGAGAGTCTGCGCAAGGCGTTTATGGCGGCCCAGGAGTTTGCTGAAGACCCGCGGGGCTGGCTGGTGTTCACCGGCCCTTACGGCTGCGGCAAAACGCACCTGGCCGCCGCCATCGCCAATTATCGCGCCGGTTTGGGCCATCCGCCGTTGTTCATCATGGTGCCCGATTTGCTGGACCATTTGCGGGCGACCTTCAACCCCAACAGCAGCGTGACTTACGACCGTCGTTTCGAGGAAATCCGCACGGCGCCTTTGCTGATTTTGGACGATTTGGGGACCCAGGCCACCACGCCCTGGGCCAGAGAAAAGTTGTACCAGTTGTTCAACTACCGCTATCACGCCGAATTGCCTACGGTGATCACCACCGCCGTTCCGCTGGAGCAACTGGATGAGCGGCTCCGGTCGCGGATGCTGGATACGCGGCTGTGTCGGTTGTTTGCCATTACCGCGCCGTCCTATCACGCGGTGCCCCGGCACAAGCGTCGTCGGGGGCGGTGAGCCCAGCCCCTGACGGCCATCCGTCAGGGGCTGTTAAATCCCGCAAGCCCCGCCTTCTCAGGCGGGGCTGCGTTTCTCGGAGAGGTGCCACGGGGGCGACGGCTTAGTTCAGCCGGGCGTGGCCCCGGGTCGCGGCCAAAAGGCTCTCCAGTTCGGCCACCCGCTTGAGGGCGGCTTTTTGTGCTTTGCCGGTGGCCTGCGCAGCCTCGGCTTTGGCCCGTTCCAAGGCCTCCTGCAGCGCAATGGCCATCGGGGTGAGGTCGGTCTCGCCCACGGGCGCTTCCTCTTTCTTGTGGCCGTTGCTGGACCTGGCCCCTTTGCGGGCCTTGGGTTTGGCCGCTTCTTTCTTTTCCTCTTCTTTCAACTCCCGCAGGATTTCCTCGGGTTTGGGGAGCAAGGCCTTGATGCTCAACTTGATCTGCTTGCGCCGCCGGTTGACGGCGATTACCTTGGCCTCCACTTCCTGTCCCTCGGTGACCACCTCGCTGGGGTGGCGCACATACTCGTGGCTCAGTTCGCTGATGTGGACGAAACCGGGAACCTCGGCGCCGATGTTCACATACACACCCACCTTGTCAATGCGCTCCACTTTCCCCTTCACCACCATGCCTTTTTTGATTTCCCGCCATTCCAGATCCAGAGGTTTGATCATGGTCAGTTCGATAATGCCTTTGGGGTTGATGCGGCGCACCCAGACCTCCACTTCCTGGCCCACTTGCACCACATCTTCCACCCGCTTGACGGGTTCGGGGGATAACTGGGAAATGTGCACGACGGCAGGGCGGCGCAAGCCGATGTTCACAATGGCACCCGCCGTGGTGGTATGGATGATTTTGCCCACAAAATGCTGTTTCCGCTGAACCTCTACCTCAGGTTCCTGGACGCGCTCCGGGGCCGTAAGCACTTGGGTTTCCATGGCAACACTCTCCTTGGGGAATTCAGGGTTTCTCGAATAAACAATGGATCAGCCGGTACAATTCTACCAAAAAATAGGGCATTTGGATGCCCTTTGTGCGCGATTTTTCACAAATAGAAAGCGCCAAAAAGGACGGCGCTCCGCGGAGCGCCGTCCACAGTCGGGGCGGGCGGATTTGAACCGCCGACCTCTTCAACCCCATTGAAGCGCGCTAGCCGGGCTGCGCCACGCCCCGACAGGCGGCGCTGATTATAGTCCAATCGGCGGGATTTGACAAGGCTCTTGGGGCAATTCGGCGGCGTTCAGCCCTCGCCTGACGTGGCTCTGGGTGGGGGAAGGCCCCGCTGGCTCAGGTAATCCACTACTTGGGCCAATACCTCCTCGGGCGTGAGATGGTCGGTTTGAACCACGAAATCGGCGTGGGCGCGTGCGTGGCGCAGGCGGTGCTGTTGTTCGGCAAACTCTGCTTCGCTCCACGGCATGGGCCGACGGGCCAGGGAGACGGGAAAACTGACCTCGAGGTAGATCAGCACATCGGGGCGGCTGATGCGTTGCCACATATCCGGTACATGCGAGTGTTCCTGGGCAATGTGGCGCACCCGGTAGCCCAAAGCCTTCAGGCGACGGGCCAAGGTGCTCTTCCCCGCGGCGCAGGGGCCGACCAGGCCGATGGTCACCCCGAGGCGAGCGTCTTAGAAGTCATAGGGCATCTCCAGGGGGACTTTTCCTCACAAGTTGCCTGCCGAGCGTTTTTGAATCCTTGAGGGTGATTCCCGACTCCTCCATGCTGCGCTGGGGAGGAGGAGCGGTGATTTTGGAAAGGGCTACCGCCGCAGGTCAAAGCGGAAGGCGTGCGCTCATCCGGCGGATGCCGTGCGGGTCGGTTTCGCGGGCAATGTGCAACACGACCACGCTGATGTCATCCACGGGCCGGCCCTGGTCCAGGCGCAAGGCTTCGGCCAGTAGGGCATCGGCGACCTGTTGGGCGTCGACGCTTTCGGCGTCTTCCAGCCAGGCTTGAAGCAGTTGGAGGAGGTCCAGCCGCTGGCCCGTGCGGGTGCCGGCATGCACCAGCCCATCGGTATACATGACCACGGTGAGCCCTACTTCCAACGGCAACTCGCTGACCACGGGGCGGGTATTGCGCTGCAGGCCAATAGGCTGGCTCATGTCGTCCAGGGTGCGCAACGCTTCGCCGAGGTAGAGCACCACGGGGGCGGGGTTGTTCCGGGTGATCACCAGCGTCTGGGTCTGCAGGTCCACCGAGAGGATGTTCAGGGTGGCCTGAACCCGGCCCTGGCGCTCGGTGAAAAGGTAGTCGGAGGCCGCCCTGGCCGCTGCCCCGTCACGCACCCCTTCGGCCAGCAAACTGACCACCTTGCGCACCACCATGTTGGCGATGCGTTTGGCGCCTAGCCCCGAGGTTTGCCCGTCGGCCAGCACCACGGACAGGCCGCCGTTGGGGCGCTCGACGATTTCCAGCGTGTCGCCGCTTTCGGAGGTGGCGTATTTCCGTACCTTGGCGACCCCGATGCGAATTTCCATGCTTCTGCTCCCGGGTGAGGGATCTTTTCTCAATTTTACCGTAAACCGCAGGGTTTTGTGGGAGATTTCGCGACCCCGGATAGACGCTGGGCGGGGAGTGCGATATACTTTGCCCGTTGGAGGGCTTATGGAGTTTGAACAACTGTTGGCCCAATTACCCGAATCATACACCCAGGCCGATCGTGAACTGGTGGAGCGGGCCTATCGGGTGGCAGTGAAGGCCCATGAGGGCCAGAAAAGGGCCTCGGGGGAGCCATACATCAACCACTGCATGTCCGTGGCTGCGATCCTGGCCGACTTGCGCATGCCGGCGGTGGTGGTGGCCGCTGGCCTGTTGCACGATACCGTGGAAGACACCGAGATCACCCTGGACGACCTGCGGCGCGACTTTGGAAACGAAATCGCTGCCCTGGTGGACGGGGTGACCAAGTTGACCTCGTTGCCTCATGTCTCGCGGGTGGGCAAGGCCCGGGACAGCGATAACGGCGCCGAAGGCGAGCGGGGCCCGGTGGGGGAGGAGGCCACCGCCCCGCCCGAACTCGAGGGGGACGATGGAGATGGCGAGGGCCGGGTTCCGGTGATGCTAGGGCGCCCCAGGGCGCGAAAGCGTCAGGTGCTGGCCTATGAAACGTTGCGCAAAACGCTGCTGGCCATGGGCGAGGATGTGCGCGTGGTGATCATCAAACTGGCCGACCGACTCCACAACATGCGCACGCTGGGCTATCTTCCCGAAGCCAAGCGGCGGCGAATCGCTCAGGAGACTTTGGATGTCTTTGCCCCCCTGGCCAATCGTCTGGGCATCTGGCAGATCAAATGGCAGTTGGAGGACCTGGCCTTTCGTTATGTAGCCCCGGACATTTACAAAGATATTGCCGAGAAGTTGGAGGAACGCCGCACCGAGCGCGAGCAACAGTTGGCGGAAATCACCGCGCGGGTACGCAAATTGCTGGAAAGCGCCGGAATCGAGGCCCAGGTGTACGGTCGGCCCAAGCACATCTACTCCATCTATCGCAAAATGCAGCGCAAAGGGGTGCCTTTCAAGGCCATCAATGACATTCGGGGCATCCGGGTCATTGTGGACGAGGTGGGGCAATGTTATCAGGTGCTGGGCATCATTCATACCCATTGGCGTCCCATACCGGGCGAGTTTGACGATTACATCGCCAATCCGAAAGAGAACTTCTATCAGTCGCTGCACACCACGGTGATTTACGACGATGGCCAGCCCCTGGAGGTGCAGATCCGCACCCATGAGATGCATCAACACGCGGAGTACGGTATCGCGGCCCATTGGCGGTACAAGGAGGGGGTGCCGTACGACCCGGATTTCGAGGCCAAAGTTCAATGGCTGCGCCAGTTGATGGAATGGCAGCAGGATGTGGAAGACGCCTTCGAGTTCATGGAAGGCATGCGCAGCGATGTTTTCACCGACCGGGTCTATGTGTTCACGCCCAAGGGCGACATCATCGACCTCCCGGCCGGATCCACCCCTATCGATTTCGCTTACCACATCCACACGGAAATCGGGCACCGTTGCCGGGGCGCGCGGGTCAACGGCAAACTGGTGCCCTTGAGCACCCCCCTGAAGAATGGGGATGTGGTGGAGATCATCACCGCCAAGCGAGGCGGCCCTAGCCGCGATTGGTTGAATCCCAGCCTCGGGCTGGTCAAGACCCAGCGGGCGCGGAGCAAAATCCGCCGCTGGTTCCGCCAGCAGGCGCGGGAGCAAAACCTGGCCCACGGACGGGCGTTGCTGGAGAAAGAACTCAAGCGCCTAGCGTTGGAGCAGGTCAATCTGGAGCGGCTGGCTCGGGACCTTGGTTACGCTCAGGTGGACGACCTTTTCGTGGCCGTGGGCACCGGAGACCTCCCGGTTTCGCGCATCGTCAGCCGCCTGTCGGAGATCGAACCGGAGCAAACGGAGTTACCGGCGCCTTCACCGCAAGAGGTGGAAGCCCAGGGCGAGGTGGCCGTGATGGGGGTGCGGGGGGTGCACACCCACCTGGCCCAATGTTGCAACCCCGCGCCGGGCGATCCGATTGTGGGCTATGTGACCCGGGGGCGGGGCGTCACCATTCATCGCCAGGATTGCCCGAACATCCTCTCGGTCAAGGAAAAGGAGCGCCTGATCCAGGTCACCTGGGGGCATCCGGTGGCGCTGTACCCGGTGCCCATTGTGGTGCGCGCGGTGGATCGGGAAGGCCTGATGAAGGATATTTCCATCATCATCGCCGATGAAGGGCTGAGCATTCAGAATGTGCGCATCAATTTTGAATCGGATGGGCTGGTGGTGGTCGAGTTAGTGATCGGCGTCAAAGACATTGCGCAACTCAGTCATGTCTTGAACCGTATCGAGAATCTGCCGAATGTGCTCAGCGCATATCGTAAGCGCACGACCTGAGGTCTGCGCATCCAGGCCAGGAGACATCCAGACATCGTTATGGAGGCGACATGGTAAAGAACAAATGGTGGATGGTAGGCGGTTTGTTGCTCATGGTCGTAGTGGGCGCGGCGCTCGTATGGAATTACCGCTCTTCCGCCGCAGGGCATTGGGGCCCGCCGCAAAACTTGCTGCAGGACCGTACGACCGAGGGATACCCCGCCCTGGGAGACCCTCAGGCTCCGCTGGAACTGTTCCTCTATGAGGATTTCGCTTCGCCCAAGAGCAAGCGGTTGCATGACGAGACCGAACCGCAACTTTTGGAGCATTATGTGGCCCGCAACCTGGTGCGTTTGATCAGCGTGCCCATTGCCGCGGTGGGCAGCGACTCCTACCGGGCGATGGCGGCTGCCCTGTGCATGGCCGATTTCGAAAAATATTGGGTGTATCGCGATGTGCTTTACGCCTATCAGGGAAAGCGTCCCTTTACCCGCGAAAACCTGGCCGCCCTGGCTACCAAGGTGGGCGTCTCCAAGGAGCGGTTTTACTCCTGCTACGATTTGAAACGGCATGCCGATGAGATCAGCCGCTGGAACGAAGAGGCCAAAGCCATAGGGGTTCAGGGCGCCCCCACCTACGAAATTCCGGGGAAGGGCCTGATCCCCGGGTTCCGCCCCTTGGATGATGCCGAAATGCCCGGCATCCGCCAGGTTTTGGACTACGCTCTCCTGGAGGTCATGGCAAAATGAAGTCCCAAACCTATTGGTTTTCCTCCTTGGTTCTGGCTTTCCTGGGCGTTTTGGACACTGCTTACCTTACCTGGTTGAAGTTGACCCGCAACGAGGCCTTTTGCCTCGGCGGCATTGGCGATTGCGCCAAGGTCAACTCCAGCCCCTACAGCGAATTCATGGGCGTGCCCATTGCCCTGTTTGGGTTGTTGACCTACCTGACCCTCCTGGTCCTTTTGGGGTGGGTGGAACCCCGGGGCGGAGACTGGGCGCAGTGGGCGCGGTACGGGGTATTTGGCTTGACCTTTTTCGGCACCCTGTATTCCGCCTATCTCACCTATCTGGAACTGGCCGTGATCCACGCGGTGTGCCCCTTCTGTGTGTTATCGGCTTTACTCTTGCTTTTTTTGCTCATTTTGGCTATCATTCGCCTGCTGTCGGTACCGCAAGAGTGAGGCTGCGGAGTTCGCAACCCTTTCAGGAGGGCATCTATGCCGCGCATTCGTTGCCATTTCGAGGATTGTATTTTCCTTGACGATGGATACTGTACCGCTGCCGAGGTGGAGATCGACCCGGACCAGGGATGTCTGACTTACCGTCCGGCCTCCGAGGTCCTGGGCGAGGAATGGGAGGAGGAAGACATCTTGGCCGAGGAAGATTTGCTGGACGAAGAGGACTTCCTGGACGAGGACGAAGACTTTTGGGACGACGATGAGTTGTGATGGAGGCTGTTCGACTTGCGGGCCGTGTAATGCGGCCCGTTGTGTTTCTTGTAGGTGAGCGATGCGTTTGAGCCAACACTTCGGGCATTCGTCCCGGCAGGTGCATGAGGTGCCGGAGACGCACGGCGCGTATGCCTTGCTGCGGGCAGGGTACGCCGCCTGGGAGTCAGGTGGGGGCCGCTGGGCGTTATGGCCTTTGGGAGAGCGGCTGGCCCAACGAGTTTTCGCTGCCTGGCAGCGCGCGCTGGCATCCGCAGGGAGCATTGTGGCCCCTGGCGGGGAGGCGGATTTTTGGCGGTTGGCCGGACTTTGGGGCGCACCCGCCCGCCCCAGGCTGCCGCGGCCCTGGGCGCGC
This genomic stretch from Anaerolineae bacterium harbors:
- a CDS encoding DnaD domain protein, which translates into the protein MHPAEEKPTFEGFPAGRVPLVPVPVQFFTQLLPAIDHLAELKVVLYAFWRLTQQEGVFRYLRRGDFLADERFVAGLAATREQAEDVLDEALERAVARGVLLVARVSLREGEEPLYFLNTPKGRAAVEAVRRGDWRPSRDDERPVQIYLERLNIFRLYEENIGPLTPLLAERLAEAEQEYPLDWIEEAFRIAAANNVRRWRYVEAILEAWKTEGRHDRTVGGDSEKDRRRYREGPFAEFFE
- a CDS encoding ATP-binding protein, which produces MSKYTFGNFSLREDENLPREDVESLRKAFMAAQEFAEDPRGWLVFTGPYGCGKTHLAAAIANYRAGLGHPPLFIMVPDLLDHLRATFNPNSSVTYDRRFEEIRTAPLLILDDLGTQATTPWAREKLYQLFNYRYHAELPTVITTAVPLEQLDERLRSRMLDTRLCRLFAITAPSYHAVPRHKRRRGR
- a CDS encoding S1 RNA-binding domain-containing protein; the encoded protein is METQVLTAPERVQEPEVEVQRKQHFVGKIIHTTTAGAIVNIGLRRPAVVHISQLSPEPVKRVEDVVQVGQEVEVWVRRINPKGIIELTMIKPLDLEWREIKKGMVVKGKVERIDKVGVYVNIGAEVPGFVHISELSHEYVRHPSEVVTEGQEVEAKVIAVNRRRKQIKLSIKALLPKPEEILRELKEEEKKEAAKPKARKGARSSNGHKKEEAPVGETDLTPMAIALQEALERAKAEAAQATGKAQKAALKRVAELESLLAATRGHARLN
- a CDS encoding SpoIIE family protein phosphatase yields the protein MEIRIGVAKVRKYATSESGDTLEIVERPNGGLSVVLADGQTSGLGAKRIANMVVRKVVSLLAEGVRDGAAARAASDYLFTERQGRVQATLNILSVDLQTQTLVITRNNPAPVVLYLGEALRTLDDMSQPIGLQRNTRPVVSELPLEVGLTVVMYTDGLVHAGTRTGQRLDLLQLLQAWLEDAESVDAQQVADALLAEALRLDQGRPVDDISVVVLHIARETDPHGIRRMSARLPL
- a CDS encoding bifunctional (p)ppGpp synthetase/guanosine-3',5'-bis(diphosphate) 3'-pyrophosphohydrolase; protein product: MEFEQLLAQLPESYTQADRELVERAYRVAVKAHEGQKRASGEPYINHCMSVAAILADLRMPAVVVAAGLLHDTVEDTEITLDDLRRDFGNEIAALVDGVTKLTSLPHVSRVGKARDSDNGAEGERGPVGEEATAPPELEGDDGDGEGRVPVMLGRPRARKRQVLAYETLRKTLLAMGEDVRVVIIKLADRLHNMRTLGYLPEAKRRRIAQETLDVFAPLANRLGIWQIKWQLEDLAFRYVAPDIYKDIAEKLEERRTEREQQLAEITARVRKLLESAGIEAQVYGRPKHIYSIYRKMQRKGVPFKAINDIRGIRVIVDEVGQCYQVLGIIHTHWRPIPGEFDDYIANPKENFYQSLHTTVIYDDGQPLEVQIRTHEMHQHAEYGIAAHWRYKEGVPYDPDFEAKVQWLRQLMEWQQDVEDAFEFMEGMRSDVFTDRVYVFTPKGDIIDLPAGSTPIDFAYHIHTEIGHRCRGARVNGKLVPLSTPLKNGDVVEIITAKRGGPSRDWLNPSLGLVKTQRARSKIRRWFRQQAREQNLAHGRALLEKELKRLALEQVNLERLARDLGYAQVDDLFVAVGTGDLPVSRIVSRLSEIEPEQTELPAPSPQEVEAQGEVAVMGVRGVHTHLAQCCNPAPGDPIVGYVTRGRGVTIHRQDCPNILSVKEKERLIQVTWGHPVALYPVPIVVRAVDREGLMKDISIIIADEGLSIQNVRINFESDGLVVVELVIGVKDIAQLSHVLNRIENLPNVLSAYRKRTT
- a CDS encoding thioredoxin domain-containing protein — encoded protein: MVKNKWWMVGGLLLMVVVGAALVWNYRSSAAGHWGPPQNLLQDRTTEGYPALGDPQAPLELFLYEDFASPKSKRLHDETEPQLLEHYVARNLVRLISVPIAAVGSDSYRAMAAALCMADFEKYWVYRDVLYAYQGKRPFTRENLAALATKVGVSKERFYSCYDLKRHADEISRWNEEAKAIGVQGAPTYEIPGKGLIPGFRPLDDAEMPGIRQVLDYALLEVMAK
- a CDS encoding vitamin K epoxide reductase family protein, with the protein product MKSQTYWFSSLVLAFLGVLDTAYLTWLKLTRNEAFCLGGIGDCAKVNSSPYSEFMGVPIALFGLLTYLTLLVLLGWVEPRGGDWAQWARYGVFGLTFFGTLYSAYLTYLELAVIHAVCPFCVLSALLLLFLLILAIIRLLSVPQE